In Deltaproteobacteria bacterium, the sequence ACGGAGTGCGGTGTCGGCCGTAATGGCGCGCCGACCGTGGACGATTTCATTAATACGGCGCGGTGTCACGCCGATGTCTTTGGCCAACCGGTATTGGCTGATCCCTAATGGCTCCAGAAACTCCTTTAAAAGAATTTCACCGGGATGAATTGGGGGAAAATCACGTTTGGTCATAAGT encodes:
- a CDS encoding HigA family addiction module antidote protein, producing the protein MTKRDFPPIHPGEILLKEFLEPLGISQYRLAKDIGVTPRRINEIVHGRRAITADTALRLGRFFNMEAQFWLNLQSHYDMEVALDLLQNKLDAEVRPFSRAA